Proteins encoded by one window of Legionella donaldsonii:
- the mobF gene encoding MobF family relaxase: protein MLSVQPLKSAQGAADYYTAAFNYYAGDAEALRWLGKGSERLGLTGIVEKEQMLAFLEGHLPNGQVLKNKKGEHRPGFDMTFSAPKSVSILSGLGADSMLSQLHDKAVEKAIGLIEKEFAQARVVIGGKVHYVDTGNLVVAAFRQPSSRANDPALHTHGVTMNITFTSEDGKARSLASDINGNFGVIEQLQQHVSYAGLLYRTELANLLKEQGYRLRDVGKGMFEIDGVPEGVLKEFSTRRADIEEK from the coding sequence CGCTTAAATCAGCGCAGGGCGCTGCCGATTATTATACAGCTGCTTTTAATTATTATGCAGGTGATGCCGAAGCCTTAAGATGGTTAGGTAAGGGTAGCGAACGACTTGGGCTAACAGGTATTGTTGAGAAAGAGCAAATGCTAGCTTTTCTTGAAGGACATCTTCCTAATGGTCAAGTCTTAAAGAATAAGAAAGGAGAACACCGCCCTGGCTTTGACATGACTTTTTCAGCGCCTAAAAGTGTTTCCATTTTGTCAGGACTTGGAGCGGACAGCATGCTTTCTCAACTACATGACAAGGCTGTTGAAAAAGCCATCGGTCTTATTGAAAAAGAATTTGCGCAAGCTCGCGTGGTTATTGGTGGTAAAGTACATTATGTAGATACCGGTAATTTAGTGGTAGCTGCATTTAGGCAACCCTCCTCACGTGCAAACGATCCAGCACTGCATACGCATGGCGTCACCATGAACATTACTTTTACTTCTGAGGATGGCAAAGCGCGTTCGCTTGCCTCTGATATAAATGGAAATTTTGGAGTAATTGAACAATTGCAACAACATGTGAGTTATGCCGGTCTTTTATACCGCACTGAACTTGCTAATTTATTAAAAGAGCAAGGTTATCGGCTGCGGGATGTTGGAAAAGGGATGTTTGAAATTGATGGCGTGCCTGAAGGGGTATTAAAGGAATTTTCAACACGGCGCGCTGATATTGAAGAAAAATGA